One window from the genome of Salvelinus fontinalis isolate EN_2023a chromosome 3, ASM2944872v1, whole genome shotgun sequence encodes:
- the LOC129851400 gene encoding PAK4-inhibitor INKA2-like isoform X1, with amino-acid sequence MDTCLRRLKQELVSMKEAGDGLHAQMNSMMGALQELKLLQVQTALEQLDISGRSVQRAAPPPAEDTCPGPIPSPNATIGFGHNETLRPPLVRTCSQEQQQSRGGHQSSLGTSPSSSSLEPVETESQPLPLPRRVSGYTAPQGEYCGPRLSQVFPEHHKPAHPGQVVDLPGILYSLSREGPSLDSDYSQDSMDDSRDWTSSLMSHSRNRQPLVLGDNVFADLVGNWLDLPELEKEEMIGWTDRPDSPAHPLRLSRSQEICRKVSLTTNIFKKFLRSVRPDRDKLLKERPGWMVPENQKAELFKRPKKVSKQQTKGSLYLPFWAGVGQQGKGRQCPQLAEERHPTSQGQFSGLYINRRQEARMEKMLPLFDYNTAVWV; translated from the coding sequence gtGTCTATGAAGGAGGCAGGAGATGGCCTCCATGCTCAGATGAACTCCATGATGGGGGCTCTTCAGGAACTCAAGCTTCTACAGGTGCAGACAGCGCTAGAGCAGCTAGACATCTCAGGGAGGTCTGTCCAAAGGGCGGCCCCACCACCAGCAGAGGACACATGCCCTGGCCCTATCCCCAGCCCCAATGCTACCATTGGCTTTGGCCACAATGAGACCCTGAGGCCCCCCCTGGTCAGGACATGCAGCCAGGAGCAGCAGCAGAGCCGGGGGGGGCACCAGAGCAGCCTGGGCACCTCGCCCTCTTCCTCCAGCCTGGAGCCAGTAGAGACTGAGAGccagcctctccctctcccccgcaGAGTGTCTGGATACACCGCCCCACAGGGGGAGTACTGCGGCCCACGTCTTAGCCAAGTGTTTCCAGAGCATCATAAGCCGGCTCACCCAGGCCAGGTAGTGGATCTCCCCGGCATTCTCTACAGCCTGTCCAGGGAAGGCCCCTCGCTGGACAGCGACTACTCCCAGGACAGCATGGACGACTCCAGAGACTGGACCTCCTCGCTCATGAGCCACAGCCGCAACCGGCAGCCGCTGGTGCTGGGGGACAACGTTTTCGCCGACCTGGTGGGCAACTGGCTGGACCTGCCTGAgctggagaaggaggagatgaTTGGCTGGACCGACAGGCCCGACTCCCCGGCCCACCCTCTCCGTCTCAGCCGCTCCCAGGAGATCTGCAGGAAGGTCTCTCTGACCACCAATATCTTCAAGAAGTTCCTGCGCAGTGTGAGGCCCGACAGGGACAAGCTACTTAAGGAGAGGCCAGGCTGGATGGTCCCTGAGAACCAGAAGGCCGAGCTCTTTAAGAGGCCCAAGAAAGTGTCTAAGCAGCAGACCAAGGGGAGCTTGTACCTCCCATTCTGGGCAGGTGTAGGGCAGCAGGGTAAGGGACGGCAATGTCCCCAACTGGCTGAGGAGAGACATCCCACGAGCCAGGGCCAGTTCTCTGGGCTTTACATAAACAGGAGACAGGAGGCCAGAATGGAGAAAATGCTGCCCTTGTTTGACTACAACACGGCTGTGTGGGTCTAA
- the LOC129851400 gene encoding PAK4-inhibitor INKA2-like isoform X2 gives MKEAGDGLHAQMNSMMGALQELKLLQVQTALEQLDISGRSVQRAAPPPAEDTCPGPIPSPNATIGFGHNETLRPPLVRTCSQEQQQSRGGHQSSLGTSPSSSSLEPVETESQPLPLPRRVSGYTAPQGEYCGPRLSQVFPEHHKPAHPGQVVDLPGILYSLSREGPSLDSDYSQDSMDDSRDWTSSLMSHSRNRQPLVLGDNVFADLVGNWLDLPELEKEEMIGWTDRPDSPAHPLRLSRSQEICRKVSLTTNIFKKFLRSVRPDRDKLLKERPGWMVPENQKAELFKRPKKVSKQQTKGSLYLPFWAGVGQQGKGRQCPQLAEERHPTSQGQFSGLYINRRQEARMEKMLPLFDYNTAVWV, from the coding sequence ATGAAGGAGGCAGGAGATGGCCTCCATGCTCAGATGAACTCCATGATGGGGGCTCTTCAGGAACTCAAGCTTCTACAGGTGCAGACAGCGCTAGAGCAGCTAGACATCTCAGGGAGGTCTGTCCAAAGGGCGGCCCCACCACCAGCAGAGGACACATGCCCTGGCCCTATCCCCAGCCCCAATGCTACCATTGGCTTTGGCCACAATGAGACCCTGAGGCCCCCCCTGGTCAGGACATGCAGCCAGGAGCAGCAGCAGAGCCGGGGGGGGCACCAGAGCAGCCTGGGCACCTCGCCCTCTTCCTCCAGCCTGGAGCCAGTAGAGACTGAGAGccagcctctccctctcccccgcaGAGTGTCTGGATACACCGCCCCACAGGGGGAGTACTGCGGCCCACGTCTTAGCCAAGTGTTTCCAGAGCATCATAAGCCGGCTCACCCAGGCCAGGTAGTGGATCTCCCCGGCATTCTCTACAGCCTGTCCAGGGAAGGCCCCTCGCTGGACAGCGACTACTCCCAGGACAGCATGGACGACTCCAGAGACTGGACCTCCTCGCTCATGAGCCACAGCCGCAACCGGCAGCCGCTGGTGCTGGGGGACAACGTTTTCGCCGACCTGGTGGGCAACTGGCTGGACCTGCCTGAgctggagaaggaggagatgaTTGGCTGGACCGACAGGCCCGACTCCCCGGCCCACCCTCTCCGTCTCAGCCGCTCCCAGGAGATCTGCAGGAAGGTCTCTCTGACCACCAATATCTTCAAGAAGTTCCTGCGCAGTGTGAGGCCCGACAGGGACAAGCTACTTAAGGAGAGGCCAGGCTGGATGGTCCCTGAGAACCAGAAGGCCGAGCTCTTTAAGAGGCCCAAGAAAGTGTCTAAGCAGCAGACCAAGGGGAGCTTGTACCTCCCATTCTGGGCAGGTGTAGGGCAGCAGGGTAAGGGACGGCAATGTCCCCAACTGGCTGAGGAGAGACATCCCACGAGCCAGGGCCAGTTCTCTGGGCTTTACATAAACAGGAGACAGGAGGCCAGAATGGAGAAAATGCTGCCCTTGTTTGACTACAACACGGCTGTGTGGGTCTAA